The genomic interval GAATCTGCTGGCTACGGATTTGCGGATCGGCGTCGGTGCCGCAGACATGCGCTACCAGCAGCGGGCCGGCCGGGGCATTGGCCAGTGCTTGCAGCAGGGCTTGGGCCGGGGCGGCGGCGGCGCCGTAACCCAGCACCAGATCGAACAGCACCACGGCGGTGGCCGCGTCGGCCAGGTCAGACACAATGCGGGCGTTGCGCAAGCTGGGGTCGATCATCGGGTGCGGGCGACCACGGGTGTAGGCGTCGTCGCCCATGTCCACAAGGGTGTGACCATGGCCGGTCCATAGATCGGAGACCTCGGTATTCCCGCGCACCGGGGTATTAGAGGCCGCGACAAACCCGGCTTGCTGGCAAATCAACTGGGCTTCAAAACAGAAGGTGCCACCGGCAAATACGCCGCGAATGTCCTTGCGGTGGGCGGGCAGGGCCTCAATCAGGGCGTCCAGTTGGGCTTCATCGGTGGCGGCCAGTTTGGCCACGGTTTCCGGCAACGCAGCCTGGCGCAGCAGCGCCACGGCCGTTTGTGCGGCATCCGCCAGCGTGTGGGCAAAGGTCACGCCTTGGGGCGCAGACATATCGCGCGGCGCGCCGAGGAAATGCACCACCACCGGTTTGCCGGCCTTGCTGGCCGCGCTCAGGATGGCTTCAGCCACGGGTTGGGCCGGCGGTTTGGAGATCAGCACAATGACCTGGGTGGCGTCGTCTTCTTTAAGCGCATCCAGCCCGTGCAGCATGGAGATACCGCCAATGTCTTCGTGCAGATCATGTCCGCCGGTGCCCAGTGCTTGCGATACGCCCTCGCCCAACTGGTCGATACGGCAGGTGGCTTCCTGCAAACCGGTACCGGACGCCGCCACGATGCCAATGGCACCGCGCTTGACCACGTTGGCAAAGCCCAGCGGCACGCCGTTGATGATGGCCGTGCCACAATCCGGACCCATCACAATGCGGTTTTTGGTGCGTGCCAGCTGCTTGATCTGGCGTTCCTGCGCCAGCGGCACGTTGTCGCTGAACATCATCACATTCAGACCCAGTTGCAGTGCCTTGATGGCTTCTGCCGCGGCGTAATCACCCGGGACGGAAATCAACGCCAGATTGGCCTCGGCCATTTGCTCGACGCCCATGGCGATG from Silvimonas iriomotensis carries:
- the fdrA gene encoding acyl-CoA synthetase FdrA, producing the protein MNHKHRIFPNLYQDSVSLMQVSSRIAALDGIAQASVVMGTPANIAQLRDAALGDDFAAGPNDLIIAVRGDAAACDVALKLAQDALTAKPASDDGAVKTVAAASIAMGVEQMAEANLALISVPGDYAAAEAIKALQLGLNVMMFSDNVPLAQERQIKQLARTKNRIVMGPDCGTAIINGVPLGFANVVKRGAIGIVAASGTGLQEATCRIDQLGEGVSQALGTGGHDLHEDIGGISMLHGLDALKEDDATQVIVLISKPPAQPVAEAILSAASKAGKPVVVHFLGAPRDMSAPQGVTFAHTLADAAQTAVALLRQAALPETVAKLAATDEAQLDALIEALPAHRKDIRGVFAGGTFCFEAQLICQQAGFVAASNTPVRGNTEVSDLWTGHGHTLVDMGDDAYTRGRPHPMIDPSLRNARIVSDLADAATAVVLFDLVLGYGAAAAPAQALLQALANAPAGPLLVAHVCGTDADPQIRSQQIHALRQAGVLVAGSNAEAAVWASHIARRQASR